A single genomic interval of Alteromonas sp. BL110 harbors:
- the dndB gene encoding DNA sulfur modification protein DndB — protein MSQIASGMSFPAIKGQQANDEYFIVMCPLKRLKKIFSFDEGQLPVDKRAQRIINEERIPDIANYILANRDDYVFSALTACIDGESEFLAIGEAKHEQKIGTLVIDEDAELYITDGQHRNAAIQEALTQDPTLGDETISIVFFASKSLEERQKIFKDLNLYPVKTDSSLSITYGDSPDAKLSKTIIFESEQLRKLVHMEKSNLGPRSKKLVSHSAVNTATKALLGNITEANYQELTPIASEYWHEVLVNMPSWILVCNDEASGGEIREESINAYSVTFHALGLLGCWLLKHDKKWKRTLKRLKKVDWSRSNSDWAGRCVVNGSMYNNTKAAKLTCIKIKQLMSIELSESELLAEQALQKEVTQQ, from the coding sequence ATGTCACAGATAGCATCAGGGATGTCCTTTCCGGCAATCAAAGGACAGCAGGCAAATGACGAATATTTTATCGTAATGTGCCCCTTAAAAAGACTGAAAAAGATATTCAGTTTTGATGAAGGGCAACTGCCTGTAGATAAACGAGCGCAGCGGATCATCAATGAAGAGCGCATTCCTGATATTGCTAATTATATATTGGCCAACAGAGATGATTACGTATTCTCAGCGCTTACGGCATGTATTGACGGTGAGTCGGAGTTTTTAGCTATTGGCGAAGCCAAGCACGAGCAAAAAATTGGCACACTTGTTATTGATGAAGATGCCGAATTGTATATCACAGACGGTCAGCATCGGAACGCAGCTATTCAAGAAGCTCTAACACAAGACCCAACACTAGGTGATGAAACGATTTCTATTGTTTTCTTCGCAAGCAAGTCTTTAGAGGAACGTCAGAAAATCTTTAAAGATTTAAATCTCTATCCAGTTAAGACGGATTCATCATTAAGCATCACTTACGGTGATAGTCCTGACGCAAAGCTATCAAAAACGATAATTTTCGAAAGCGAGCAGTTACGAAAGCTTGTTCATATGGAGAAAAGCAACCTTGGGCCTCGCTCTAAAAAGCTGGTAAGTCACAGTGCAGTAAACACCGCTACAAAGGCGCTTTTGGGCAATATTACCGAGGCTAACTATCAAGAGTTAACGCCCATTGCTTCAGAATACTGGCATGAGGTTTTAGTAAACATGCCGAGTTGGATTCTCGTCTGTAATGATGAGGCCTCTGGCGGTGAAATCAGGGAAGAATCAATCAATGCGTACTCCGTGACTTTCCATGCGTTAGGGCTACTTGGCTGTTGGTTACTCAAGCATGACAAAAAGTGGAAACGAACACTAAAACGACTGAAAAAAGTCGATTGGTCTAGAAGTAACTCTGACTGGGCGGGGAGGTGTGTTGTAAACGGAAGCATGTACAACAACACAAAAGCAGCCAAGTTAACGTGTATCAAAATCAAACAATTGATGAGTATAGAGCTGTCTGAAAGCGAACTATTAGCGGAACAGGCGTTGCAAAAAGAGGTTACTCAACAATGA
- the dndC gene encoding DNA phosphorothioation system sulfurtransferase DndC: MSQVSIQSAFNEVGLKNSVSQSIEHVKKLYLSDSIPWVIGYSGGKDSTATLQLVWYALQELVKEGKADKKVHVISTDTLVENPVVSSWVNKSLEKMKAAAEEQNLPIVPHKLVPEVKNRFWYNLIGKGYPAPRAKFRWCTDRLKISPSNSFIQNLADKNGEAILVLGTRKAESSARAASMDRFESSETNTRKALGLTENGSLDRVWVYTPIGHWTNDDVWIYLNSIKNPWDFPNHDLMGMYQGATEGGECPLVVDKSTQSCGDSRFGCYVCTMVSEDKSMNAMIANDDEKEWMMPLVMLRNEIEVNDASHDKKLEKLRRDKGNRDFRRMNGTLTVHVTKHGADLVPGPYVQSFREHMLRKVLEAQVAVQQMAPAEVNDLELISIEELEGIREVWLNDKHEAEDSLPLIYEQVIGKAYPGKRRAHHPIINKSVLDKLKAHCAEQGDEDGLLYQQMRAVLNVSNKYRNQLRRAKLKDELNDVLDKGAFDNLFEAKKFALERERHRRQIELEHIQIKITNSQAESAHSDAVKELQQQQESLEESIAIITKSLKEDGYSSLLIESVENV, encoded by the coding sequence ATGAGCCAAGTAAGTATTCAATCAGCTTTTAATGAAGTTGGTTTAAAAAATTCTGTTTCTCAGTCAATCGAACACGTAAAAAAACTCTACCTTAGTGACAGTATCCCTTGGGTTATCGGTTATAGCGGCGGTAAAGACTCTACAGCTACACTACAATTGGTATGGTATGCCCTTCAAGAATTAGTGAAGGAAGGAAAGGCCGATAAGAAAGTACATGTAATCAGTACCGACACTTTAGTTGAAAATCCAGTTGTGTCTTCATGGGTAAATAAATCACTAGAAAAAATGAAAGCGGCAGCTGAAGAACAGAATTTGCCGATCGTTCCTCATAAGCTAGTTCCCGAAGTTAAAAACCGTTTCTGGTACAACCTAATAGGTAAGGGCTACCCCGCACCGCGAGCTAAATTTCGCTGGTGTACTGACCGTCTTAAAATATCGCCTTCTAATAGCTTTATTCAGAACCTTGCCGACAAGAATGGCGAGGCTATTTTGGTGTTAGGAACTCGCAAGGCAGAAAGTTCTGCCAGGGCGGCCAGCATGGATAGGTTTGAAAGCTCAGAAACGAATACTCGGAAAGCATTAGGTTTAACAGAGAACGGTTCGTTGGATAGAGTGTGGGTTTATACCCCGATAGGTCACTGGACCAATGATGATGTATGGATTTATTTAAACAGCATAAAAAATCCGTGGGATTTCCCAAATCATGACTTAATGGGTATGTATCAAGGCGCAACAGAAGGCGGAGAGTGTCCTTTAGTAGTTGATAAATCAACGCAAAGTTGTGGCGACAGTCGATTTGGCTGCTACGTTTGTACCATGGTGTCTGAAGACAAATCGATGAATGCCATGATCGCCAATGACGACGAGAAAGAGTGGATGATGCCGCTCGTAATGCTAAGAAACGAAATTGAAGTTAATGATGCTAGTCATGACAAGAAATTAGAAAAGCTAAGACGAGATAAAGGCAACCGCGATTTTAGGCGCATGAACGGAACTCTAACCGTACATGTAACTAAACACGGCGCAGACCTAGTGCCAGGACCATATGTTCAGTCGTTCAGAGAGCATATGCTTAGAAAAGTACTAGAGGCACAAGTAGCTGTTCAGCAAATGGCTCCTGCAGAAGTAAATGATCTAGAGCTAATTTCGATTGAAGAATTAGAGGGTATAAGAGAAGTATGGCTTAACGATAAGCATGAAGCGGAAGACTCATTACCCCTGATTTACGAACAAGTTATTGGAAAAGCATATCCGGGTAAACGCAGGGCGCATCACCCGATAATAAACAAGAGCGTGTTAGACAAGCTAAAAGCACATTGTGCAGAGCAGGGCGATGAAGATGGCTTGCTCTATCAGCAAATGCGAGCTGTGCTAAACGTTTCTAACAAATACAGAAATCAGCTGCGTCGTGCCAAGTTGAAAGATGAACTTAACGATGTACTAGATAAAGGTGCGTTTGATAACTTATTCGAGGCGAAAAAATTTGCGTTAGAACGAGAAAGGCACCGAAGACAGATAGAGCTAGAACATATCCAAATTAAGATAACTAATTCCCAAGCAGAAAGCGCGCATAGTGATGCTGTAAAAGAGCTGCAACAACAACAAGAGTCACTTGAAGAGAGTATCGCGATTATAACGAAGTCATTGAAAGAAGATGGTTATAGCTCTTTATTAATTGAGAGTGTGGAAAACGTCTAA
- a CDS encoding DUF2960 family protein: MAHKVRYKFKGVAKEINFSYSRHQNMHEAVADAEGIDLSQFLQTEQQLAAISKDKKTVRNFRDTEFVKMGFSDLYFLKNGQE, encoded by the coding sequence ATGGCCCATAAAGTACGTTATAAGTTTAAAGGTGTGGCAAAAGAGATTAATTTTTCTTACAGCCGCCATCAAAATATGCATGAAGCCGTGGCCGATGCTGAGGGAATAGACCTTTCCCAATTCCTGCAAACTGAACAGCAACTTGCCGCTATCAGTAAAGACAAAAAAACCGTAAGAAACTTCAGAGATACCGAATTTGTAAAAATGGGGTTTTCTGATTTGTACTTCTTAAAAAACGGTCAAGAATGA
- the dndA gene encoding cysteine desulfurase DndA, whose product MTTYLDFNATTPVLPEVADLVYKLMVEEYGNAGSRTHSFGATAKQAVEKARKQVADVVNADKSEVIFTSGATESNNIAILGLKGYAEKNNKKHIITTAIEHKAVLEPIENLVSHEFEVTYIKPDQSGVIDVESIGKALREDTLLVSVMHVNNETGSIQPIGAICNLLNEHSAYLHVDAAQSFGKFSDELDNKRIDFISASGHKLYAPKGVGALVTRKRGFLKAPLKPLYFGGGQEKGLRPGTLPVQLIAGFGFACELAQKNKVDWQNHSTKIKEKFLALISRLGGKVIGENTSPFVTNFYIPGVNSEAAMVMLKDVIAVSNGSACTSSSYQPSHVLTAMGLTEDEIAGSIRVSWSHMTDAIPIDLIEERFKNLI is encoded by the coding sequence ATGACTACATATTTAGATTTCAACGCAACTACCCCCGTACTGCCAGAAGTAGCAGATTTAGTTTACAAACTAATGGTAGAGGAATACGGAAATGCCGGAAGCAGAACTCATTCATTCGGTGCCACCGCAAAACAGGCTGTTGAAAAAGCAAGGAAGCAGGTAGCCGATGTAGTTAACGCTGATAAGTCAGAGGTCATTTTTACAAGCGGCGCCACAGAAAGTAACAATATTGCGATTCTGGGCTTAAAAGGGTACGCCGAAAAGAATAACAAGAAGCACATCATCACTACCGCCATTGAACACAAAGCGGTACTTGAACCTATTGAAAACCTTGTGAGCCATGAGTTCGAAGTAACTTACATCAAACCCGATCAGTCTGGAGTAATTGATGTAGAAAGTATCGGTAAAGCACTGAGAGAAGATACCCTTCTAGTTTCTGTTATGCATGTTAATAACGAAACCGGAAGTATTCAGCCAATTGGAGCCATTTGTAATTTACTCAATGAGCACAGTGCCTATTTACACGTAGATGCCGCTCAAAGCTTTGGTAAGTTCAGTGACGAACTGGATAACAAAAGAATTGATTTTATCAGTGCTAGTGGGCACAAACTTTACGCGCCCAAGGGAGTGGGAGCATTAGTAACTCGAAAGCGTGGTTTCTTGAAAGCGCCGCTTAAGCCGCTCTATTTTGGTGGTGGTCAAGAGAAAGGGCTTAGACCAGGTACACTTCCTGTCCAGCTAATAGCAGGCTTTGGTTTTGCCTGTGAGTTGGCTCAAAAGAATAAGGTTGATTGGCAGAACCACAGCACAAAAATAAAAGAAAAATTCTTGGCTTTGATTAGTAGGCTTGGAGGAAAGGTTATCGGCGAAAATACTTCCCCTTTCGTTACTAATTTTTATATACCCGGCGTGAATTCAGAAGCAGCGATGGTTATGCTGAAAGATGTGATAGCAGTTTCGAATGGTTCTGCTTGCACATCTTCAAGCTACCAACCATCACATGTTTTAACTGCTATGGGGCTTACTGAGGACGAAATCGCAGGGTCTATTAGAGTGTCTTGGTCGCATATGACTGATGCCATTCCAATAGACTTAATTGAAGAGCGTTTTAAAAACCTAATTTAG
- the dndD gene encoding DNA sulfur modification protein DndD, translated as MQLKSLTIENFGIYKGTHTVDLTVTEEKPIVLFGGLNGGGKTTFLDALQLVLYGKHAKCSNRGTQAFGSFLASTKNRFSDQSENVSLTLEFTHKAETDEYTYIVKRAWSVASSPENTKDKLKVFCNGEVDEFVSSNWDDFVNEFIPQSLSDLFFFDGEKIENLANPERSSELIQTGLENLLGLDLLTQLRSDLTVIENERKKSNIDENLIKRVSDCEDEIGEHDILLRALRNEAASLEEEISGLNVAIKKARQTARMSGAHLIEERDSIKFELGAIDRQLKDNLQQRVKIDAGACPLGLIPKLLEETKQQIAIEAKAKQAKELDASISDYEGQILNTLTQGKVDTSTLNAINQLVEDNRNERRGFAASDCYIDLPLSIFTGLDERIASEQAERKKLIKVREELKEKEALYIKQEEAIPDYNDVKAILSELAALEAEFESKTTLLEHNKALLAQAIAKRDVLNTRYTSLLTQQNKDTFEQKRTLQVCEHVNKLKATMHNFAKSMIKENIALIEQKIAEKFIGLTRKDSLINAVSVDTETFSLTLLSHEGEELAPNRLSAGERQLLAIAILSALAEASGKELPTVIDTPLGRLDGKHRTKLIKNYFPKAASQVLLLSTDEEITGKYYDDLKPFVNREYQIAFDEEFKSSTISEGYFNG; from the coding sequence ATGCAACTTAAATCATTAACCATAGAAAACTTTGGAATCTACAAAGGTACCCACACTGTCGATTTAACGGTAACAGAAGAAAAGCCTATTGTTTTATTCGGCGGCTTAAATGGCGGTGGAAAAACAACCTTCTTAGATGCTCTACAGTTGGTTTTATATGGAAAACACGCTAAATGCTCTAATCGTGGAACCCAAGCATTTGGCTCTTTTCTAGCAAGTACCAAAAATAGATTTTCTGACCAATCTGAAAATGTTTCATTAACGCTTGAGTTTACGCATAAAGCTGAAACTGATGAATACACCTATATCGTTAAACGCGCTTGGTCGGTTGCCAGCAGCCCCGAGAACACAAAAGATAAACTAAAAGTTTTTTGTAACGGCGAGGTAGATGAATTCGTAAGTTCAAACTGGGATGATTTCGTAAATGAGTTTATACCGCAGTCACTATCCGACTTATTCTTCTTCGACGGTGAGAAAATTGAAAACTTAGCGAACCCTGAAAGAAGCTCTGAGCTTATCCAAACCGGACTAGAGAATTTATTAGGCTTAGATTTACTCACTCAACTACGTTCAGATTTAACCGTTATCGAGAACGAACGTAAAAAAAGCAATATTGATGAAAACCTAATAAAAAGAGTTTCAGACTGTGAAGATGAAATAGGCGAGCACGATATTTTGTTACGCGCTTTAAGAAATGAAGCTGCAAGTTTAGAAGAAGAAATAAGTGGTCTTAATGTAGCAATCAAAAAAGCACGACAGACCGCTCGTATGTCAGGGGCTCACTTGATTGAAGAACGCGATTCAATCAAATTTGAACTTGGCGCGATAGATCGCCAATTAAAAGATAATTTACAGCAAAGGGTAAAGATTGATGCTGGCGCATGTCCGCTTGGACTTATACCAAAGCTGTTAGAGGAAACTAAACAACAGATAGCGATAGAAGCGAAAGCAAAACAAGCTAAAGAACTCGACGCTTCAATTTCTGACTATGAAGGACAGATATTGAATACTTTAACGCAAGGTAAGGTCGACACGAGTACTCTAAACGCTATTAATCAACTTGTTGAAGATAATCGAAACGAGCGCAGAGGTTTTGCTGCTAGCGACTGTTACATCGATTTACCACTAAGTATTTTTACCGGGCTTGATGAGCGTATTGCGAGCGAGCAAGCTGAGCGCAAAAAGCTTATAAAGGTTCGTGAAGAGCTAAAAGAGAAAGAAGCTTTATATATCAAGCAAGAAGAAGCAATACCAGACTATAACGATGTAAAGGCTATTCTAAGTGAACTTGCAGCACTCGAAGCAGAATTTGAGAGTAAGACTACGCTACTAGAACATAACAAAGCGCTGTTAGCACAAGCAATCGCAAAACGTGACGTGTTAAATACAAGATATACAAGTCTTTTAACTCAGCAGAATAAAGATACGTTTGAACAAAAACGTACGCTTCAAGTATGTGAGCATGTGAATAAGCTAAAAGCGACTATGCATAATTTCGCGAAATCTATGATCAAAGAAAACATAGCGCTAATTGAACAAAAAATAGCTGAGAAGTTTATCGGGCTAACTCGTAAAGATAGTTTGATTAACGCTGTTTCTGTGGATACAGAAACCTTTAGCCTAACGTTGCTTAGCCATGAGGGAGAAGAGCTAGCACCAAATCGCCTTTCTGCAGGTGAAAGACAGCTGCTTGCAATTGCTATTCTGTCAGCGTTGGCTGAAGCTTCAGGCAAAGAACTTCCAACGGTTATCGATACACCATTAGGTCGCTTAGATGGCAAACA
- a CDS encoding TonB-dependent receptor, with protein MKLNQLNFRVKLSPIFVAMAAANLTYSLPSFSQEIDNDVPVVEKEENTDDAPDIEVLERITVSATKRDTDLMNTPVAISAFTEEQLNKIGITNVKDLNNVVPNMSIMTDRESSAPIITMRGVRSTNTTEWGDPAVGVHYDGIYSPRPQGALSLIFDVERVEALRGPQGTLFGRNSTVGSLNIISAKPNLNEVEGKIELEAGRWNQQVIKGVLNVPISDSFALRGSFFKETRDSNLNGYYDPNQWDQRYLGLDTSQLTPISEGITPADRDTDNRTYFNDTLYEPIKADPADFYNNSDQYAFRISGLYSPSIDFSWQLTFERYVDQGAGTAASRDCEKIKDRPSDVNGGSCTDLWGTEDNHTVYVNVPGKVDLTLDSYRSSIHYDITDDIQFSYLAGFQSQERSGQVDLDQGMYFYDQILKWIDTDYDSWSHELQFKSTGESDLQWIVGYFNLKEDNSMNGQYHGAMGGVSWWLQPSRTVESEAFFAQGTYAFTDKLFLTLGARYTEDQKEDKGGRNLGCFSNECYTDVAWGEVWDYIDWSIPLDEQIENTSAVRANLNALPVDYYDSPVEGAEVDSENDVKQSWSKTTWRVGLDYQATADTLFYSYIANGFKGGGIGDILIKQSDGTRFDTSYDGEEVVTYEIGAKTTLLDGKMNLRANYFFSDYKNQQFSTWTIYDTITEMQEDPRTGEMIEMTQDFGTFLTRNASNSKISGLELEMDLVPWKGGFIGGYLTFLDTEITSDYWKAWGSEPSQVFANPDDVEIPGTLDTSQPWFRNLKGNQLAYSPEVSFTLNISHTFELSNGGRIIPFVNIHWEDDSYTSIDNTDKWDIPAEALNEGIDLDIYSDKREAWAMINANLKYETADSTWYIEGGIYNLTDEDVNWWQGYSGSTPVAGKARRNWNIRVGYNF; from the coding sequence ATGAAACTAAACCAGCTCAATTTCCGTGTAAAACTTAGTCCCATTTTTGTCGCTATGGCCGCTGCCAATTTAACTTATTCTTTGCCAAGTTTTTCTCAAGAAATCGATAACGACGTCCCCGTTGTTGAAAAGGAAGAAAACACCGACGATGCCCCAGATATTGAAGTTTTAGAGAGAATTACTGTATCTGCTACCAAACGTGATACAGACCTAATGAACACGCCAGTTGCAATTTCTGCCTTCACCGAAGAGCAATTGAACAAGATAGGCATTACTAATGTAAAAGATTTGAATAACGTGGTGCCTAATATGAGCATCATGACGGATAGAGAGTCTTCAGCTCCAATCATTACCATGCGAGGCGTACGCTCAACCAATACTACTGAGTGGGGAGATCCTGCCGTTGGTGTGCATTATGATGGGATTTATTCACCGCGCCCCCAAGGTGCCCTTTCGTTAATTTTCGATGTAGAGCGAGTTGAAGCACTACGTGGTCCTCAAGGTACGTTATTTGGACGTAACTCTACGGTAGGGAGTTTGAATATCATCTCCGCAAAACCGAATTTAAATGAGGTAGAAGGCAAAATTGAATTAGAAGCGGGACGATGGAATCAACAAGTCATCAAAGGAGTATTAAATGTTCCTATTTCAGATTCATTTGCGTTAAGAGGCTCATTCTTTAAAGAAACAAGAGACTCTAATTTAAACGGTTATTACGACCCTAACCAATGGGATCAGCGTTACCTAGGTCTTGATACATCACAACTTACGCCCATCAGTGAAGGCATCACTCCAGCGGATCGCGATACTGACAACCGCACCTATTTTAATGACACCTTATATGAACCCATAAAAGCCGATCCCGCTGATTTTTATAATAACTCAGACCAATATGCTTTCAGGATTTCTGGGCTATATTCCCCAAGTATAGATTTTTCTTGGCAGTTGACTTTCGAGCGTTATGTTGATCAAGGTGCTGGCACAGCTGCTTCCCGTGATTGTGAGAAGATAAAAGATAGACCTTCTGATGTGAATGGTGGCTCGTGTACCGATTTGTGGGGAACGGAGGATAATCATACCGTATATGTAAATGTTCCGGGTAAAGTAGATTTGACCCTAGATAGCTATCGTTCGAGCATTCACTATGACATAACCGACGATATTCAGTTTTCCTATTTAGCAGGTTTTCAAAGCCAGGAGCGTTCAGGACAGGTTGATTTAGATCAGGGTATGTATTTCTATGATCAAATACTCAAATGGATTGATACGGATTATGACTCTTGGTCCCATGAGTTACAGTTTAAGTCTACGGGTGAAAGCGATTTACAATGGATTGTGGGCTATTTCAATCTTAAAGAAGATAACTCAATGAACGGCCAATATCATGGGGCAATGGGAGGGGTCTCATGGTGGCTTCAACCATCGCGCACGGTAGAGTCTGAGGCATTTTTTGCGCAGGGTACTTACGCGTTTACGGATAAGTTGTTTCTAACCCTAGGTGCTAGATATACGGAAGACCAGAAAGAAGATAAAGGTGGCCGAAACCTAGGGTGTTTCTCAAACGAATGTTATACCGATGTGGCTTGGGGAGAGGTCTGGGATTATATTGATTGGTCAATTCCTTTAGATGAGCAAATTGAGAATACCAGCGCGGTGCGTGCGAATTTAAATGCACTACCTGTTGATTACTACGACTCGCCTGTTGAAGGGGCTGAAGTAGACAGCGAAAATGACGTAAAACAAAGCTGGTCAAAAACCACTTGGCGTGTGGGCTTAGATTATCAAGCCACTGCAGATACCCTGTTTTATAGCTATATTGCCAATGGCTTTAAAGGCGGCGGTATTGGCGACATTTTAATCAAGCAATCAGATGGTACACGCTTTGATACCAGTTACGATGGTGAAGAAGTGGTGACTTATGAGATTGGTGCCAAAACAACACTGTTAGACGGCAAGATGAATCTGCGCGCAAATTACTTTTTCAGTGATTATAAAAACCAACAGTTCTCTACTTGGACAATTTACGACACTATTACTGAAATGCAGGAAGACCCGCGTACCGGTGAGATGATTGAAATGACCCAAGATTTTGGGACATTTTTAACCCGCAATGCATCTAACTCAAAAATCTCTGGCTTAGAGTTAGAGATGGATTTAGTACCTTGGAAAGGTGGTTTCATTGGCGGTTATTTAACTTTTCTTGATACCGAAATTACATCTGACTATTGGAAAGCTTGGGGCTCAGAACCATCACAAGTTTTTGCTAATCCAGACGACGTAGAGATACCAGGAACCCTAGATACGTCTCAGCCTTGGTTTAGGAACCTAAAAGGCAATCAGTTAGCCTACTCCCCCGAAGTCTCGTTTACATTGAATATCAGTCATACCTTTGAGTTGAGTAACGGTGGGCGAATCATCCCATTCGTTAATATTCATTGGGAAGACGACTCTTATACCTCAATCGACAATACCGATAAATGGGATATTCCTGCGGAAGCATTAAACGAAGGAATTGATTTAGATATCTACTCTGATAAACGAGAAGCATGGGCGATGATTAATGCGAACTTGAAGTACGAGACAGCTGATAGTACTTGGTATATAGAAGGGGGAATTTATAACCTTACCGATGAAGATGTGAACTGGTGGCAAGGCTATTCTGGTAGTACACCTGTTGCTGGTAAAGCAAGACGTAACTGGAACATTCGAGTTGGATACAACTTTTAA
- a CDS encoding toll/interleukin-1 receptor domain-containing protein produces the protein MKSTLGIVDAEIPTKEKVKTTSKRKQVFISYSHRDKTYFDRLSTHLKPLEKKGLIEPWSDTRISAGELWKKQIESALNKTQVAVLLVSADFLASDFIVDNELPPLLEKASSDGATIIPVILKPCRFIREETIAKFQAINTPEEPLIAASEHESELIYDAIAERIESLL, from the coding sequence TTGAAAAGTACGTTAGGTATCGTTGATGCCGAAATACCAACGAAAGAAAAAGTCAAAACCACTTCAAAAAGAAAGCAAGTATTTATTAGTTACTCGCATCGAGATAAGACTTATTTTGATCGACTTTCCACCCATTTAAAACCTTTGGAAAAGAAGGGGCTAATAGAACCGTGGAGTGACACACGTATATCTGCTGGCGAATTATGGAAAAAGCAGATTGAAAGCGCCCTTAATAAAACTCAAGTTGCAGTTTTGCTAGTGAGTGCAGATTTTCTGGCGTCTGATTTTATTGTAGATAATGAACTTCCTCCTCTTTTAGAAAAAGCCAGTTCCGATGGCGCTACGATAATTCCAGTAATTCTGAAACCATGCCGTTTTATCAGAGAAGAAACGATAGCTAAGTTTCAGGCCATCAACACTCCAGAAGAACCACTGATAGCTGCATCTGAGCATGAGAGTGAGCTTATTTATGATGCTATAGCAGAGCGTATAGAATCGCTCCTTTAG